One Candidatus Korarchaeum sp. genomic region harbors:
- a CDS encoding CARDB domain-containing protein translates to MRPKGLMLISVMVILVSLSQASSQSTWDLSVLRVTLFPPDAEVQQGQPLLITIYIGNNELAQFSGTVTVSLYVDGFLASKENWQIGNLSLGSVPIPSGGYRTVVTSLSTSALTVGVHELTIEVSPKGYTDPRMSDNRYSLNFVVVPLVNPFIEVEGELVQGREYEVFVHVPNPRSEPLERVRVKLLINGSDEVKEVYVPPRSISAAKFYYEPKSPGTLQLEALLLKEDQLMSRASISVIVRPSCDLGVAGAQVGERVFAGEPLSGKLRVYNRGLSQTRANLTVALDGEVLEVKTLDFLDPGSEREVEFALGMEPLRVGSHVITARVDPLDAIDLDPANNDFSVSFKVIPVPISISARASGGEVDVNLTNLADVIANLEVSVLRNGSEIRRTNLVLGAGESESVRIRGLDPGNYTIVVYDRGAAVASTDVSVGGGFTFENISPLWSIAVIPIAGALIYYAIYVRRRRKKWPS, encoded by the coding sequence ATGAGACCCAAAGGCCTGATGTTGATCTCAGTTATGGTGATACTCGTCAGCCTATCCCAAGCTTCCTCTCAATCTACCTGGGATCTATCCGTACTGAGGGTGACGCTCTTCCCCCCTGACGCTGAGGTCCAGCAGGGACAGCCCCTCCTGATCACGATCTACATCGGTAATAACGAACTGGCCCAGTTCTCAGGCACCGTCACCGTGAGCCTATACGTGGATGGCTTCCTAGCATCCAAGGAGAACTGGCAGATCGGGAACCTCTCCTTGGGTTCAGTCCCGATACCATCAGGGGGTTACAGGACGGTGGTCACCAGCTTGAGCACCTCCGCGCTGACGGTGGGGGTCCACGAGCTGACGATAGAGGTAAGCCCAAAGGGATACACTGATCCCAGGATGAGCGATAACCGCTACTCCCTGAACTTCGTTGTAGTGCCCCTAGTGAACCCATTCATAGAGGTGGAGGGTGAGCTCGTCCAGGGTAGGGAGTACGAGGTGTTCGTTCACGTACCGAACCCGAGGAGCGAGCCCCTGGAGAGGGTGAGGGTTAAGCTGCTCATAAACGGGAGTGACGAGGTGAAGGAGGTATACGTCCCCCCCAGGTCCATCTCAGCGGCTAAGTTCTACTATGAGCCTAAATCGCCCGGAACATTGCAATTAGAGGCCCTACTGCTTAAGGAGGATCAGTTGATGAGTAGGGCATCCATCAGCGTGATCGTGAGGCCCTCATGTGACCTAGGGGTAGCTGGAGCTCAGGTGGGTGAGAGGGTCTTCGCGGGGGAGCCCCTGTCGGGGAAGCTGAGGGTCTACAACCGGGGGCTCTCTCAGACGAGGGCGAACCTCACCGTAGCCCTGGACGGGGAAGTGCTGGAGGTCAAGACGCTCGACTTCCTGGATCCGGGGAGCGAGAGGGAAGTGGAGTTCGCCTTGGGGATGGAGCCCTTAAGAGTAGGATCCCACGTCATTACTGCTAGGGTAGATCCCTTAGATGCTATCGACCTGGATCCAGCTAATAACGATTTCTCGGTCAGCTTCAAGGTGATACCCGTCCCCATCTCCATCTCAGCCAGGGCCTCAGGTGGGGAAGTCGATGTCAACCTGACTAACCTGGCTGACGTGATCGCGAACCTAGAGGTCTCCGTCCTGAGGAACGGGAGCGAGATCAGGAGGACCAACCTGGTCCTAGGAGCTGGTGAGAGTGAGTCCGTGAGGATAAGGGGGTTGGACCCCGGGAACTATACCATAGTGGTCTACGACCGCGGTGCCGCTGTCGCCTCGACGGATGTCAGCGTAGGAGGAGGGTTCACTTTCGAGAACATCTCCCCTCTCTGGTCAATAGCAGTGATCCCGATAGCGGGTGCTCTGATTTACTACGCGATCTACGTGAGGAGGAGAAGGAAGAAGTGGCCATCTTAA
- a CDS encoding nitrilase-related carbon-nitrogen hydrolase — MKRIGFVQTNPEFGMVERNVRRAIELASNVEADLLVFPELFNTGYLFLSREEVMKLSEDTDGFTVRSMSAFSAEHSTAVIAGFAEREGDRVYNSAVVIDESGDLRGVYRKTHLFFEEKLLFDPGDTGFRVFELAGMRVGVMICFDWVFPESARTLALLGAQVIAHPSCLVMPYAPKADPVRAFENRVFVILADRSGFEERGGKRLKYYGMSMIVDPRMSVLAQAPEEGEHVAVVDVDPGLADDKRVNELNDIFSDRRPEFYGKIC; from the coding sequence ATGAAGAGAATAGGATTCGTTCAAACGAACCCGGAATTCGGTATGGTTGAAAGGAACGTGAGAAGAGCGATTGAGCTTGCTTCAAACGTCGAAGCAGACTTGCTGGTCTTCCCAGAGCTCTTCAACACCGGTTACCTATTCCTCTCTAGGGAGGAGGTGATGAAGCTCTCCGAGGACACGGACGGCTTCACGGTCAGGAGCATGAGCGCCTTCTCAGCCGAACACTCGACCGCGGTGATCGCTGGCTTCGCCGAGAGGGAGGGCGATAGGGTTTACAACTCAGCGGTGGTGATAGATGAGAGCGGGGACTTGAGAGGGGTTTACAGGAAGACGCACTTGTTCTTCGAGGAGAAGCTGCTGTTCGACCCAGGGGACACCGGGTTCAGGGTCTTCGAGTTAGCTGGGATGAGGGTCGGCGTCATGATATGCTTCGACTGGGTCTTCCCGGAATCCGCTAGGACCCTAGCCCTACTGGGGGCGCAGGTGATAGCCCACCCATCCTGCCTGGTGATGCCTTACGCACCGAAGGCGGATCCCGTGAGGGCCTTCGAGAACAGGGTGTTCGTGATCCTCGCCGATAGGAGCGGTTTCGAGGAGAGGGGAGGGAAGAGGCTAAAGTATTACGGTATGAGCATGATAGTTGACCCCAGGATGAGTGTACTAGCTCAAGCTCCTGAGGAGGGGGAGCACGTAGCCGTAGTCGATGTGGATCCTGGCCTGGCCGATGATAAGAGGGTCAACGAGCTCAACGATATATTCTCGGACAGGAGGCCGGAGTTCTATGGGAAGATATGTTAA
- a CDS encoding aminotransferase class I/II-fold pyridoxal phosphate-dependent enzyme, whose protein sequence is MEELRERIRELTLKLVDLYSERLRLVEEIGRLKREMGIPLRDIRVEEGLWREVEERCRERGLDHWNCSRLFNFLVASSIRAQIPEGGDAGPHLEVFRKAKQLERSGVKVYHLEVGEPPWSFPDWILDEMIRAVKEGKTRYGTSLGSDRFRRAASEWIRRRDGTDSKPENVIVTPGSKFAIYSILACFLKPGDRVGVMIPAWPAYKGMASDLGLEFIEVASLDDLWKLRGVRAFIVCSPNNPDGKVWRRSELEELAEFLNENDALLISDDAYAEISLVDRFPPTKVYERSLSVNTLSKAFGMTGFRIGYISASESMISALSKYMSLTISNVPEFIQEASAAALERGEGWVSEVKGLLRGYLRRALSDLSGAPLEYEEPQGGLYIFSKVNIDGFDSMEFASRLLDEKRIAIAPGSGFGPFKEWIRITFASEGAEEGLILLKEALLHWRS, encoded by the coding sequence ATGGAGGAGCTGAGGGAGAGGATCAGGGAGCTGACGCTCAAGCTAGTTGATCTTTACTCCGAGAGGCTGAGGTTGGTCGAGGAGATCGGTAGGCTCAAGAGGGAGATGGGCATCCCCCTGAGGGACATCCGCGTTGAGGAGGGGCTTTGGAGGGAAGTCGAGGAGAGGTGCAGGGAGAGGGGACTGGATCATTGGAACTGCAGTAGGCTCTTCAACTTCTTAGTGGCCTCATCCATAAGGGCCCAGATCCCCGAGGGGGGAGACGCTGGCCCTCACCTGGAGGTTTTCAGGAAGGCGAAGCAGCTGGAGAGGAGCGGAGTCAAGGTGTACCACCTGGAGGTCGGGGAGCCGCCTTGGTCCTTCCCCGACTGGATCCTGGATGAGATGATCAGAGCCGTGAAGGAGGGGAAGACCAGGTACGGTACCTCGCTCGGCTCCGATAGGTTCAGGAGAGCCGCTAGTGAGTGGATAAGGAGGAGGGATGGTACCGATAGCAAGCCTGAGAACGTCATCGTGACCCCTGGATCCAAGTTCGCTATCTATTCGATCTTAGCTTGCTTCCTGAAGCCGGGGGACAGGGTGGGAGTCATGATCCCGGCTTGGCCAGCCTATAAGGGTATGGCCTCCGACCTGGGGCTCGAGTTCATCGAGGTGGCTTCCCTAGATGACCTCTGGAAGCTCAGGGGGGTTAGGGCCTTCATAGTGTGCTCCCCTAACAACCCGGATGGGAAGGTCTGGAGGAGGAGTGAGTTGGAGGAGCTCGCTGAGTTCCTCAACGAGAACGATGCTTTACTGATAAGCGATGATGCTTACGCTGAGATATCTCTCGTGGACAGGTTTCCCCCGACTAAGGTCTACGAGAGGTCGTTGAGCGTGAACACGCTATCTAAGGCTTTTGGGATGACCGGGTTCAGGATAGGTTACATAAGCGCCAGCGAGAGCATGATATCAGCTCTCTCCAAGTACATGAGCCTGACAATAAGCAACGTCCCCGAGTTCATTCAGGAGGCCTCCGCTGCGGCTTTAGAGAGGGGCGAGGGTTGGGTCAGCGAGGTCAAGGGGCTCCTCAGGGGCTACCTGAGGAGGGCCCTTAGCGACCTTTCGGGAGCACCTTTGGAGTATGAGGAACCTCAAGGAGGGCTTTACATATTCTCAAAGGTCAATATAGATGGATTCGATTCAATGGAGTTCGCCTCACGCCTTCTTGACGAGAAGAGGATAGCCATAGCTCCTGGATCCGGGTTCGGGCCATTTAAGGAGTGGATAAGAATTACCTTCGCCAGTGAGGGTGCTGAGGAGGGTTTGATCCTTCTGAAGGAGGCTCTCCTACATTGGAGATCCTGA
- a CDS encoding DNRLRE domain-containing protein yields the protein MGRYVKAFLAIALASMLLPSIGSSADSLTLYATVDCYIASWSPNANLHGEILKVLRSKVGNSYNESRAIMSFDLTELTKIPRGSKVEEARLILKVVNHSNVGIEIWELAGDPDILSVSWLRSSSRDEWLTPGGDLLRKVGEVRTSSGELRIDIRDYIQSLVNHEVNASGWFILKVAEGEEGYFHFYSELSANKPRIEVSYRPASLDLTLESSDLRISQGNSALVKVYVNGYLGSEVSLRVQAPDFLNFTISPERGYPSFVSTLNLTVPEHAPGGTYTLTLSAVGALNRSVTLRLTVLERKGFVVTGPKEAKLRGGFTETLKLMIIPTGNFSGEVTASLLEAPNWLGVAIDPPKGRPPFNLTITLKPLPEIGTTGKIKILFRGQLSKFYEISLSVRARSVAIYSNEVDWGLSRELIRSYSNASLVVRRIGNSSLFPNYDLVIVLGGHRAPTDRYMPVNVASKLLNETERNLLEGGTSLVAVKTEGTTFIVIVAGKTRKETAALLSSDPDADGIPLIAELITEDPREVARSYRS from the coding sequence ATGGGAAGATATGTTAAGGCCTTCCTGGCAATAGCCCTAGCTTCGATGCTACTTCCCTCCATTGGATCTTCAGCCGATTCCCTCACCCTCTACGCCACGGTGGACTGCTACATCGCCAGCTGGTCACCCAACGCGAACCTGCACGGTGAGATTTTGAAGGTCCTGAGGAGTAAGGTGGGAAACAGCTACAATGAGTCCAGAGCTATAATGAGCTTTGACCTCACGGAACTGACGAAGATACCCCGTGGCTCTAAGGTAGAGGAGGCTAGATTGATACTTAAGGTGGTGAATCACTCCAACGTTGGGATAGAGATCTGGGAACTAGCTGGAGATCCGGATATACTCTCAGTGAGCTGGCTCAGGTCTAGCTCGAGGGACGAGTGGCTTACACCCGGAGGTGACTTACTCAGGAAGGTCGGCGAGGTAAGGACGAGCTCCGGCGAGCTGAGGATAGACATAAGGGATTACATCCAATCCCTAGTTAACCATGAGGTAAACGCATCCGGCTGGTTCATCCTGAAGGTGGCGGAGGGCGAGGAGGGTTACTTTCACTTCTACTCGGAGCTATCCGCTAACAAGCCCAGGATTGAGGTTAGCTACAGACCCGCCTCCCTAGATCTGACCCTCGAATCGAGTGATCTCAGGATCTCTCAGGGGAACTCAGCTCTCGTGAAGGTTTACGTCAACGGGTACTTGGGATCAGAGGTCTCCCTAAGAGTTCAAGCCCCTGATTTCCTCAACTTCACGATCTCCCCGGAGAGGGGCTACCCTTCCTTCGTGAGCACGCTAAACCTGACGGTCCCCGAGCATGCGCCAGGCGGTACCTACACCTTGACGCTCTCAGCAGTGGGGGCGCTGAACAGGAGCGTTACCCTGAGGCTTACCGTATTGGAGAGGAAGGGATTCGTCGTAACGGGACCGAAGGAGGCTAAGTTGAGGGGAGGATTCACCGAGACTTTGAAGCTGATGATAATCCCCACCGGGAACTTCAGCGGTGAGGTAACTGCCTCACTGCTCGAAGCACCCAATTGGTTGGGCGTGGCGATCGATCCCCCTAAGGGAAGGCCTCCCTTCAACCTCACCATAACATTGAAACCTTTACCTGAAATTGGCACAACAGGTAAAATAAAAATCCTATTTAGGGGACAGCTTAGTAAATTTTATGAGATATCTTTGAGCGTTAGAGCCAGGAGCGTGGCCATCTACAGCAACGAGGTGGACTGGGGCCTCTCCAGGGAGCTCATAAGGTCCTACTCCAACGCATCGCTGGTGGTCCGAAGGATAGGTAATAGCAGTCTCTTCCCGAACTACGATCTGGTCATAGTGTTGGGGGGCCATAGGGCTCCTACCGATAGGTACATGCCGGTTAACGTGGCCTCCAAGCTCCTGAATGAGACCGAGAGGAACTTGCTCGAGGGAGGAACTAGCTTAGTCGCTGTTAAGACTGAGGGAACGACTTTCATAGTCATAGTCGCAGGGAAGACCAGGAAGGAGACAGCGGCTTTACTCTCATCGGATCCAGATGCTGACGGGATCCCTCTGATAGCTGAACTCATTACGGAGGATCCTCGTGAGGTGGCGAGGTCTTACAGGTCATGA
- a CDS encoding metallophosphoesterase, whose protein sequence is MRLMRRLRKRERAELGSIVRRALRGEILDFEEVMALLDEAERKLHGEPQLVRLKGKTSFIGDTHGDFDVSTRAISKFLNEGYNVVFLGDYVDRGDKQLENVNYLIANHLKEDKVILLRGNHESPAVNISYGFMEALYHTYGSEWPYVYIRYNEALSNLPYAALVDGILAVHGGIAEGLRSLKQIASLRKKDMIPSDRIAFQILWNDPSESIDRFGENLSRGGGVKYYGRAALEDFLRENKLRVIIRSHEAYPDGYKMLFRGETGIEGLEHKLISIFSCSYYGVAPTAAVYDGRKVEVLRI, encoded by the coding sequence ATGAGGCTGATGAGGAGGCTGAGGAAGAGGGAGAGGGCTGAACTGGGGAGCATCGTGAGGAGGGCCCTGAGGGGGGAGATCCTCGACTTCGAGGAGGTGATGGCCCTCTTGGATGAGGCTGAGAGGAAGCTCCATGGGGAACCTCAGCTCGTAAGGCTCAAGGGCAAGACGTCCTTCATCGGGGATACGCACGGGGATTTTGACGTATCCACTAGGGCGATCTCCAAGTTCCTCAACGAGGGGTACAACGTTGTCTTCTTGGGGGATTACGTCGATAGGGGGGACAAGCAGTTGGAGAACGTGAATTACCTAATCGCGAACCACTTGAAGGAGGACAAGGTCATATTACTGAGGGGGAATCACGAATCTCCGGCGGTGAACATTAGTTACGGGTTCATGGAAGCCCTTTATCATACTTACGGATCCGAGTGGCCTTACGTCTACATAAGGTACAACGAGGCCCTCTCGAACCTCCCCTACGCGGCGCTCGTGGATGGCATACTCGCGGTTCACGGTGGGATAGCCGAGGGCCTGAGGTCCCTGAAGCAGATAGCATCGCTTAGGAAGAAGGACATGATCCCGAGCGATAGGATAGCGTTCCAGATCCTGTGGAATGACCCCTCCGAGAGCATCGATAGGTTCGGGGAGAACCTCAGCAGGGGTGGAGGCGTTAAGTACTATGGGAGAGCTGCTTTGGAGGATTTCCTGAGGGAAAACAAGCTGAGGGTAATTATAAGATCCCATGAGGCCTATCCGGATGGTTACAAGATGCTCTTCAGGGGTGAGACGGGCATCGAGGGCCTGGAGCATAAGTTAATATCTATATTCTCGTGCAGCTACTACGGCGTCGCACCGACAGCGGCAGTTTACGATGGGAGGAAGGTGGAGGTGCTTAGGATTTGA
- the aroC gene encoding chorismate synthase: MGGDVFGRELRLISFGESHGEVVGAVIEGAPAGLQLSEEDVQRILDLRKPGLSHLSSQRTEEDRVEILSGVFRGHTTGAPICMIVRNSDIDSSYYEEFRRFPRPGHADHIASVKYGGYNDYRGGGRFSGRVTVSMCMGGAVAMKLLERLGVEVIAYSLEIGGERARGFTLEEARDYRYLNPMRAPNEDGYLRMARAVEEAMRDGDSVGGIVEAIALNPPQGLGEPLFDTIEGDLAKAMFSIPGVKGVEFGSGFRAAVMRGSEHNDPMRVIDGKVRYVKNDHGGAIGGITTGEPLVLRVAFKPTPSIARPQDSVDLELLEDAKIKVKGRHDPCIVPRAVVVVESMLAFTLADHALRCGLIPRVLR; encoded by the coding sequence GTGGGAGGGGACGTCTTCGGAAGGGAGCTCAGGCTGATATCCTTCGGGGAGAGCCACGGTGAGGTAGTGGGTGCCGTGATAGAGGGAGCGCCCGCTGGGTTACAGCTGAGCGAGGAGGACGTGCAGAGGATCCTGGACCTTAGGAAACCAGGCCTATCCCACCTCTCGAGTCAGAGGACGGAGGAGGATAGGGTCGAGATCCTCAGCGGGGTCTTCAGGGGGCATACCACGGGGGCTCCCATATGCATGATCGTTAGGAACTCGGATATCGACTCATCTTATTACGAGGAGTTCAGGAGGTTCCCTCGCCCCGGTCACGCTGATCACATAGCTTCCGTGAAGTACGGGGGGTACAACGACTACAGGGGAGGCGGGAGGTTCTCGGGAAGGGTCACCGTCTCGATGTGCATGGGGGGAGCTGTGGCAATGAAGCTGCTGGAGAGGTTAGGCGTCGAGGTGATAGCTTACTCCTTGGAGATAGGAGGGGAGAGAGCCAGGGGTTTCACGCTCGAGGAGGCTAGGGATTACAGGTACCTCAACCCCATGAGGGCCCCTAACGAGGATGGCTACCTGAGGATGGCTAGGGCAGTTGAGGAGGCTATGAGGGACGGGGATAGCGTGGGGGGTATTGTGGAGGCCATCGCCCTGAACCCCCCTCAGGGCTTGGGCGAGCCTCTCTTCGATACCATAGAGGGAGATCTAGCTAAGGCCATGTTCTCAATTCCAGGAGTGAAGGGAGTTGAGTTCGGTTCGGGCTTCAGGGCCGCTGTCATGAGGGGCTCTGAGCACAACGATCCCATGAGGGTGATCGATGGGAAGGTGAGGTACGTCAAGAACGATCACGGAGGGGCCATAGGCGGCATCACCACTGGGGAGCCGTTGGTACTGAGGGTTGCCTTCAAACCGACACCTTCTATAGCTAGACCACAGGACTCCGTCGATTTGGAACTACTGGAGGATGCGAAGATAAAGGTTAAAGGTAGGCATGACCCCTGCATAGTCCCTAGGGCCGTGGTGGTGGTCGAGAGCATGCTCGCGTTCACGCTGGCGGATCACGCCCTGAGGTGCGGCCTGATCCCCAGGGTCCTGAGGTGA
- the alaXM gene encoding alanyl-tRNA editing protein AlaXM, which produces MLALGTELLYMDDCYLREFEADVISVSGNRVALNRTAFYPVGGGLPSDTGKLMRGGDAFEVTEVRKEGGLVWHSLGEQGLREGDRVRGVLDWERRYRVMRMHTALHALIAIMNMKHGVLVTGNSVGYERSRVDVNLERPDRELVEEVISETNGLLAEGRPVKIYYLEREEAMRIPGIVKLAKALPPDVERLRIVEIEGIDTQADGGPHVRNTSEVGQIVFLGMENKGKNNRRIHFTLIP; this is translated from the coding sequence GTGCTAGCTTTGGGGACGGAGCTCCTCTACATGGACGACTGCTACCTCAGAGAGTTCGAGGCTGATGTCATCTCCGTCAGCGGTAATAGGGTGGCCCTGAACAGGACGGCCTTCTATCCCGTGGGTGGAGGTCTCCCCAGCGATACAGGCAAGCTGATGAGGGGCGGTGATGCTTTCGAGGTGACCGAGGTCAGGAAGGAGGGCGGCCTCGTCTGGCATAGCTTAGGGGAGCAGGGGCTCAGGGAAGGGGATAGGGTCAGGGGGGTGCTGGATTGGGAGAGGAGGTACAGAGTGATGAGGATGCATACAGCTTTACACGCCCTGATAGCCATTATGAACATGAAGCACGGAGTACTTGTGACTGGGAATAGTGTGGGATACGAGAGAAGCAGGGTGGATGTGAACCTGGAGAGACCGGATAGGGAGCTCGTTGAGGAGGTCATAAGCGAGACCAATGGACTCTTAGCTGAGGGGAGGCCCGTGAAGATATATTACTTGGAGAGGGAAGAAGCCATGAGGATACCTGGGATAGTGAAACTAGCTAAGGCGCTCCCTCCTGATGTCGAGAGGCTCAGGATCGTTGAGATAGAGGGTATAGATACGCAAGCCGATGGGGGACCTCACGTGAGGAATACGAGTGAGGTGGGGCAGATCGTCTTCCTAGGTATGGAGAACAAGGGGAAGAATAACAGGAGGATACACTTCACCTTGATCCCGTAG
- a CDS encoding MnmC family methyltransferase has translation MPLRLPKPGLRNVEGHLLYLEHVGPHMATLHIVNGVLSSEVTPAGQLVETVDLELFGKSLFIEHIIMVTLYDEFIYHESLVHPALISLERPERVLIIGGGDGGALREVLKHPVEEVTVVELDRSVIEIVKRNIPEVPGDSFEDARVKLIIGDGRKYVESCEEKYDAVILDLTDPYGQAVRLYTREFYFMVRRLIREGGLMVTHSEGINLNKLVFQRIYRAIREVFRKQAVAKAYVPSFNDEWSFTFGSDYMVPPELDRSTLERRFEERLKGRTRFYLPEVHYAIFNLPAYLREALDEEVAPSTDENPAEIYEE, from the coding sequence ATGCCTCTTAGGCTACCTAAGCCAGGCTTAAGGAACGTAGAAGGGCACTTACTCTACTTAGAGCACGTCGGACCACACATGGCGACGCTCCACATAGTGAACGGGGTACTGTCCTCGGAGGTGACTCCAGCAGGGCAGCTGGTTGAGACGGTAGATCTCGAGCTCTTCGGAAAATCCCTGTTCATTGAGCACATAATAATGGTCACCTTATATGATGAGTTCATTTACCACGAGTCACTAGTTCATCCCGCGCTGATCTCGCTGGAGAGACCCGAGAGGGTCCTGATAATAGGAGGAGGGGACGGTGGGGCCCTGAGGGAGGTCCTGAAGCACCCCGTGGAGGAGGTCACGGTGGTCGAGCTGGACAGGTCCGTGATAGAGATCGTCAAGAGGAACATCCCAGAGGTTCCGGGGGACTCCTTCGAGGATGCTAGGGTCAAGCTAATCATAGGTGATGGGAGGAAGTACGTTGAGAGCTGCGAAGAGAAGTACGATGCCGTGATACTGGATCTGACTGATCCTTATGGTCAAGCGGTGAGGCTCTACACCAGGGAGTTCTACTTCATGGTGAGGAGGCTGATAAGGGAGGGGGGACTCATGGTGACCCACAGCGAGGGCATTAACCTGAACAAACTCGTCTTCCAGAGGATATACAGGGCGATAAGGGAGGTTTTCCGAAAGCAAGCAGTGGCTAAAGCTTATGTACCATCCTTCAACGATGAATGGTCCTTCACATTCGGCTCAGATTACATGGTCCCCCCGGAACTCGATAGGAGCACCTTGGAGAGGAGGTTCGAGGAGAGGTTGAAGGGAAGGACCAGGTTCTACCTACCCGAGGTGCACTACGCGATCTTCAACCTCCCAGCCTACCTGAGGGAAGCCCTAGATGAGGAAGTGGCTCCCAGCACTGATGAGAACCCAGCTGAGATATACGAGGAGTGA
- a CDS encoding prephenate dehydrogenase/arogenate dehydrogenase family protein: protein MEILIVGAGAMGSLFSKYLLEEHEVSVHDIDRSRVEELSRRLGVKPQWELRGLGNFDSALVCTPISTVAPIVEVMSREMREGSVVMEISSVKSPVIGAMRRLKLRGILGISFHPLFGPGLREFSSGKAAVIEVSDLKEEISYLSSLFPFKLIPMSLEEHDKAMAWLGLIHLIMNAFLSSSDEYSEALASASTTTISWFLRVAMATLTQGENLSQELITQNPYFEGCLRDFLSDLGSKDFGKIRGKIKRWVRIMDPEEAYKLLYTV from the coding sequence TTGGAGATCCTGATAGTGGGAGCCGGTGCCATGGGCTCCCTCTTCTCCAAGTACCTGCTCGAGGAGCACGAGGTCTCTGTTCACGATATCGATAGGAGCAGGGTGGAGGAGCTCAGCAGGAGGCTGGGTGTCAAGCCTCAGTGGGAGCTAAGGGGGTTGGGGAACTTCGATTCAGCTCTGGTCTGCACCCCCATCTCGACAGTAGCGCCTATCGTGGAAGTTATGAGTAGGGAGATGAGGGAGGGTAGCGTCGTAATGGAGATAAGCTCCGTTAAGAGCCCCGTCATAGGGGCTATGAGGAGACTCAAGCTCAGAGGCATCCTGGGGATTTCCTTCCATCCCCTCTTCGGTCCGGGGTTGAGGGAATTCAGCTCGGGTAAGGCCGCTGTCATCGAGGTCAGCGATCTGAAGGAGGAGATTTCTTACCTATCCTCGCTTTTCCCATTCAAGCTGATCCCAATGAGCTTGGAGGAGCATGATAAAGCCATGGCTTGGCTCGGGCTGATACACCTCATTATGAACGCCTTCCTCTCCTCATCGGACGAGTACTCCGAAGCCTTAGCATCAGCGAGCACAACCACGATCTCCTGGTTCCTGAGAGTAGCTATGGCCACCCTAACCCAAGGGGAAAACCTGAGTCAGGAGTTGATCACTCAGAACCCTTACTTCGAGGGTTGCCTGAGGGACTTCCTATCCGACTTGGGATCCAAGGACTTCGGGAAGATCAGGGGGAAGATAAAGAGGTGGGTGAGGATCATGGATCCTGAGGAGGCTTATAAACTGCTCTATACCGTATGA